The stretch of DNA GCTGACCGCCTTGTCGATCTCCAGACGGCCCAGCATCACGCGGTCCATATCGATGTTCAGATCGGGCAACAGGGGCGCATTGCTGGGGGGCGTCGGCTTGAAGGCCGGGGTGCGGGTGAGGAAGGCCTGCGGGATCGTCAGATCGTGAATGGCCAGATGCTTGTGGAGATACTCGAAGGGCCGATAATCGACCGACACGTTCGGCGCGCTCAGGAACACGCCCTTGGGATCGCCGATGGTCAGATCGACCAGTTGCATGCGGTTGAAGATCGAACCGTCGATCCGCCCGACATGGATGGTCATCCCGTTTTCGAATTTCAGCGCCGACACCTGCTTGGCCACAAAGCCGCGCCCGCTCTCGGTGCCCAGCCACAGCAGCACGCCGCCCACCAGCAACGCCAACACGACCACCAGACCCAGCAGGCCAATGGCAATGCGCTTGCCCCAGGACGGGCGGTGAACAGGGGTGGCCTCGGGGGCGTCGATATGCGTTTCCTCGGCCATCAGAACGCCTGCCCGATCGAGACATAGACCGCAATGCGCGATTCCCCGACCTCACGATGGATCGGCGTGGCGATGTCGAAGCGCAGCGGCCCGAAATTGGTGTAAAGCCGCGCGCCGATGCCCGCGCCCAGCCGGAAGTTGGTGAAGGAGGGCAAGGTGCTGGTGTAGACCTGACCGCCATCGACAAAGGCCACCAGACCGTAATTGCCGAAACGGTAACGGATTTCCGTGCCCGTCTCGATCTGGCTGAGGCCGCCGATGGGATTGCCGTTGGGGTCCTTGGGCCCCAGTTCCTGATAGCCGAAGCCCCGCACCGATCCCCCGCCGCCCGAATAGAGCCGCCGCGAGGGCGCCAGTGATTCGCGCGATACGCCCTGGATGCTGGCGATCTTGGCGCGCCCGGCCAGCACCAGATTCTTGCCGAGCGGCCAATAGCCCGTCGCCTCGAAGGAGTCGCGGGCATAGACCTGCCCGCCCGTGCCCAGCGAGGTTTCCGGCGAGATCGTCACCGACAGCTTGTAACCCTTGGTGGGATCGAGCAGCGAGTTCGAGCGGTCGTAGGTCACCTGCCCCGGCAGGGCCAGCACATAGAAGGTGCGGCGGCGGTAATCGGAGACCGTGAAATCATAGTCCTTTTCGTTGGTGCCCACCACCTCGAAGCCATAGGAATAGGTCCAGCGCTTCTGCCACAGCGGCGTGCTGGCATAGGACATGCGGCCATAGAGCTTGCCGGTATAGGCCTCATAGGCGTTGACGTTGGAGTGATCGGCACCGATCCCCAGCTCGAAGGTGCGGTCTCGCTGACCGGCATTGGCGCGGCGGAAGGTGCCGGACAGGCCCTGCTCATTGGTGCCCAGCGTGGCGGTGCCGATCAGCGCGCCCTCAGGCGGGAACATGTTGGCATGGGTCCAGCTTCCGGTGGCCTTGATCCCCTCGCCCGTGGCATAGCCCAACTGCGCGGCCAGCGAGCGCGGCGGCCCGGCCTGCTCCTTGACCAGCAGATTGGCATATTCGGTGTCCTCGCCCGAGGCTGTGCCGGTCTGCTGCGGCTCGACCGTCACCACCGAATAGAGGTTGGTGGCCACCAGCGCCTTGCGCAGATCGTCGACCTTGCGGCTGTCGTAGAGTTCACCCTTCTTGAAACGGGCGATGGTGGCGACATGCCTGGGCTTGAAGACGCGCTTCTTGCCCTCCATCACGATATCGCCGAATTTGCTGCGCGGCCCCGGCGTGACGGGCAGCGTATAATCGCCGGTGCGGGCGGCGGCATCGAGCAGAACGTCGCGCTGGCCCACCTTCACGAAGGGATAGCCATTCTCCGGCAGGGTGACGCCAATCCCGGCCTCAGCCGAGAGGATGCGATCGGCGACGATGGGCTCGCCGCTTTTGGGCACGAAGGATTTGGTGATGAGGTCCGAGGGCGTGACCGGCGGCGCATCGAACTTGATCGCGCCCAGAGCATAGCGCGGCCCCGGCGCCACATCGAGCACCACGGTGATCTTGCCCGGCTCCTGAGCAGCCTGCTTGCCCTGCTCATCCTTCGCGGTTTGTGGCGTTTCGATGCTGCCATGCACGCTGGCGTCGAAAAAGCCCTGAGAGG from Novosphingobium sp. encodes:
- a CDS encoding BamA/TamA family outer membrane protein → MTASLLVLATCLATPVLAQTPPAQNATPPAQNAPAAQDAGQAGAAQSNPIPTTPILPDKDFDAALPPISDNPDAPMGTVQDWAKQQQTPAAKAPATPPTATTAQDGTLAPLPAPDPDLARPLTPLDSFNTEPYVTAADVKDKPETDLHYDWKVTGVDKIADRNPVSPIDGNAIRSQFSAVSALKEGKGNAANAAMISARMQQDQKTLADVLSSQGFFDASVHGSIETPQTAKDEQGKQAAQEPGKITVVLDVAPGPRYALGAIKFDAPPVTPSDLITKSFVPKSGEPIVADRILSAEAGIGVTLPENGYPFVKVGQRDVLLDAAARTGDYTLPVTPGPRSKFGDIVMEGKKRVFKPRHVATIARFKKGELYDSRKVDDLRKALVATNLYSVVTVEPQQTGTASGEDTEYANLLVKEQAGPPRSLAAQLGYATGEGIKATGSWTHANMFPPEGALIGTATLGTNEQGLSGTFRRANAGQRDRTFELGIGADHSNVNAYEAYTGKLYGRMSYASTPLWQKRWTYSYGFEVVGTNEKDYDFTVSDYRRRTFYVLALPGQVTYDRSNSLLDPTKGYKLSVTISPETSLGTGGQVYARDSFEATGYWPLGKNLVLAGRAKIASIQGVSRESLAPSRRLYSGGGGSVRGFGYQELGPKDPNGNPIGGLSQIETGTEIRYRFGNYGLVAFVDGGQVYTSTLPSFTNFRLGAGIGARLYTNFGPLRFDIATPIHREVGESRIAVYVSIGQAF